Proteins from a single region of Undibacterium sp. KW1:
- a CDS encoding YciI family protein — translation MQYMLLIAANEAEEQQIPDADMVQMIAAYGAYTEALIQAGALVSGERLRESTKATTVRVREGKTTVLDGPYAEAKEQLGGFYIIDVADLDAALHWAARCPGAAYGSIEVRPIWPTENMSGDECTAAA, via the coding sequence ATGCAATACATGTTATTGATCGCTGCAAATGAAGCCGAAGAGCAACAAATTCCTGATGCCGACATGGTGCAGATGATTGCCGCCTATGGTGCCTATACTGAAGCGTTGATACAGGCAGGCGCGCTGGTGTCCGGTGAACGTTTGCGTGAATCGACCAAGGCAACCACGGTACGTGTGCGGGAAGGCAAGACCACGGTGCTGGATGGCCCTTATGCCGAGGCCAAGGAACAACTGGGTGGCTTTTACATCATCGATGTGGCCGACCTCGATGCAGCCTTGCACTGGGCGGCGCGTTGCCCGGGTGCTGCTTATGGTTCTATCGAAGTCAGACCCATCTGGCCTACAGAAAACATGTCTGGCGACGAATGCACGGCAGCAGCCTGA
- a CDS encoding glutathione S-transferase N-terminal domain-containing protein, whose amino-acid sequence MSSSVLNNFPITKKWPAQHPERLQLYSLPTPNGVKVSIMLEETGLAYEPHLVSFETNDQTSPEFLSLNPNNKIPAIIDPQGPGDKPLALFESGAILIYLADKTGQCIPTDAAERYECLQWLMFQMGGIGPMFGQLGFFNKFAGKAYEDKRPRDRYVAESKRLLSVVNQRLADRKWIMGDTYTIADIAIFPWIRNLIGFYEAGDLVGINDFPHVQRALAEFVGRPAVQRGLLIPARG is encoded by the coding sequence ATGTCCAGCTCTGTTCTCAATAATTTTCCCATCACCAAAAAATGGCCAGCCCAGCATCCTGAGCGCCTGCAACTGTATTCATTGCCGACACCGAATGGCGTCAAGGTTTCCATCATGCTCGAAGAAACCGGCCTGGCTTATGAGCCCCACCTGGTTAGCTTTGAGACCAATGACCAGACTTCGCCAGAATTTTTGTCGCTGAACCCGAATAATAAAATCCCCGCCATCATCGACCCGCAAGGCCCCGGTGACAAGCCACTGGCGCTGTTTGAATCTGGTGCCATCCTGATCTACCTGGCAGACAAGACCGGGCAGTGCATCCCCACCGATGCGGCAGAGCGTTATGAATGCCTGCAATGGCTGATGTTCCAGATGGGTGGCATAGGCCCGATGTTTGGTCAACTTGGTTTCTTCAATAAATTTGCTGGCAAGGCCTATGAAGACAAACGCCCGCGCGACCGCTACGTGGCAGAATCCAAACGCCTGCTGTCTGTCGTCAACCAGCGCCTGGCAGACCGCAAGTGGATCATGGGTGATACCTACACTATCGCCGACATCGCGATATTCCCATGGATACGTAATCTGATCGGTTTCTATGAAGCAGGTGATCTGGTAGGCATCAATGACTTCCCGCATGTGCAACGCGCCCTGGCTGAGTTTGTCGGGCGTCCTGCTGTGCAAAGAGGCTTGTTGATACCGGCACGCGGATAA
- a CDS encoding gluconolaconase, producing the protein MLRTILIRLLFVIALIAIVLGLARYLGKDSSNVAPDNLLAKVGIIKKPAATSFDWQAELDVYAGVPDVDSSYFSDPYAVAIDKHGTIFVSDAGEHNQILKISVDGAVAPYAGSVEGFADGKADQAAFNTPSGMALDGKGNLLVADTGNHAIRSISPEGIVTTLAGNGKPGYRDGMGAEAQFNGPVGIAVDAAGNIYVADTYNDRIRKISPDGQVSTLAGGNGSGYLDGAAATALFDTPTGLAINSKGDILIADSKNDAIRRLSKDGQVTTLARALDDEEKPLMRRPLSIVATYDDHLYIGEGGKGRIIQISPTGEMRGLTGVGINFEAGDEKAIRFLQPTGIALNDKDGLLVSDSARLQLVSLHSKGMPDSMAGQKSAAPAPVQEIKNTRTDDEIKSYPWPIKPQNSPHEVVGTMGEVRGNYDGESRDHFHGGLDVQANMGTTVYAIASEKVRGTSSSWGYAGLSEGIKLDSMAYIHMKVGRTAKDALIDEDKFQLQTLADGKPYAVRVRRGTRFKTGEALGSINRMFHVHLEHNHAGLKINPLKLNFPGLVDTVAPQIEDITIVDGSGKEIKDKQQGRLLLSSQVKDYGIVVDAYDQVDDNAKRRRLGLYQLGYQLLYTDGSPVPGYETPRMTMEFNALPPDREMVKLLYAEESGITVHGAKKTRFLYMASNTVKDGIAKKGSWDVSKLAPGNYVLRIHAADFAGNVAKDNRDLRFTLE; encoded by the coding sequence ATGCTCAGAACCATCCTCATACGCCTGCTGTTTGTTATCGCCTTGATCGCCATAGTCCTGGGACTGGCACGCTATCTGGGCAAAGACAGCAGTAATGTTGCGCCCGATAACTTGCTGGCGAAAGTAGGTATCATCAAAAAACCGGCAGCAACTTCATTTGACTGGCAGGCTGAACTGGATGTGTATGCAGGCGTGCCTGACGTCGATAGCAGTTATTTTTCTGATCCTTATGCAGTCGCGATAGACAAACACGGCACTATTTTTGTCAGCGATGCAGGTGAGCATAATCAGATATTGAAGATCAGTGTTGATGGCGCAGTTGCGCCTTATGCCGGTTCTGTCGAAGGTTTTGCCGACGGCAAGGCTGATCAGGCGGCTTTCAATACGCCGTCTGGCATGGCGCTGGATGGCAAGGGTAATTTGCTGGTGGCTGATACCGGCAATCATGCGATACGCAGCATCAGCCCTGAAGGCATAGTGACGACATTAGCCGGTAATGGCAAACCCGGCTATCGCGATGGCATGGGTGCTGAGGCACAATTCAATGGCCCGGTAGGCATAGCCGTAGATGCTGCTGGCAATATCTATGTGGCAGACACCTACAATGACCGCATACGCAAGATCAGCCCTGATGGCCAGGTCAGCACACTCGCCGGTGGCAATGGCTCGGGTTATCTGGATGGAGCAGCAGCCACTGCCCTGTTTGATACGCCAACCGGTCTGGCAATCAATAGCAAGGGCGACATACTCATCGCCGACAGCAAGAACGACGCCATACGCAGGCTGAGCAAGGATGGTCAAGTCACCACCCTGGCCCGTGCACTGGATGATGAAGAGAAACCGCTGATGCGCCGCCCTTTGAGTATTGTTGCCACTTATGACGATCATCTGTACATAGGTGAAGGTGGCAAGGGGCGCATCATACAAATTTCTCCCACGGGTGAAATGCGTGGTCTCACAGGTGTGGGCATCAATTTTGAAGCCGGGGATGAAAAGGCCATACGCTTCTTGCAGCCCACAGGTATAGCGCTGAATGACAAAGATGGTCTGCTGGTCAGCGATTCCGCCCGCCTGCAATTGGTGAGCCTGCATAGCAAAGGTATGCCTGACAGCATGGCCGGACAAAAATCAGCTGCACCAGCGCCTGTTCAGGAAATAAAAAATACCCGCACCGATGATGAAATCAAATCCTACCCCTGGCCCATCAAGCCACAAAATTCTCCGCATGAAGTGGTAGGCACCATGGGTGAAGTGCGTGGCAATTATGATGGTGAAAGTCGCGATCACTTCCACGGTGGCCTTGATGTACAGGCCAACATGGGCACGACCGTATATGCCATCGCCAGTGAAAAAGTGCGCGGCACCAGCAGTAGCTGGGGTTATGCCGGGCTCAGCGAAGGCATCAAGCTCGACAGCATGGCGTATATCCACATGAAGGTGGGGCGCACCGCCAAAGATGCGCTGATTGACGAAGACAAATTCCAGCTACAAACACTGGCAGATGGCAAACCCTATGCCGTGCGTGTCAGGCGCGGCACCCGTTTCAAGACTGGTGAAGCACTGGGCAGCATCAACCGCATGTTCCATGTGCATCTGGAACATAATCATGCGGGTCTTAAAATCAATCCTTTGAAATTGAACTTCCCCGGCCTGGTTGATACTGTCGCACCGCAGATAGAAGACATCACTATCGTTGATGGCAGCGGCAAAGAGATCAAGGACAAACAACAGGGCCGCTTGCTCCTGTCCAGCCAGGTCAAGGATTATGGCATCGTCGTGGATGCCTATGACCAGGTCGATGACAATGCCAAACGCCGTCGTCTGGGTCTGTATCAGTTAGGCTACCAGCTCCTGTATACCGATGGCAGCCCCGTGCCTGGCTATGAAACCCCGCGCATGACCATGGAATTCAACGCCCTGCCACCCGACCGTGAAATGGTCAAATTATTGTATGCAGAAGAAAGCGGCATCACCGTGCATGGTGCAAAGAAAACCCGCTTTTTGTATATGGCCAGCAATACGGTCAAGGATGGTATTGCGAAGAAAGGCAGCTGGGATGTCAGCAAGCTGGCGCCGGGCAATTATGTCTTGCGTATCCATGCGGCGGATTTTGCGGGGAATGTGGCGAAGGATAATCGGGACTTGAGATTCACCTTGGAATAA
- a CDS encoding TOBE domain-containing protein, translating into MNAKNKEITLQGSVWMTVDGENLGGQSRIALLAQLAESGSITQAAKAVKMSYKAAWDAIDTMNNLAGEPLVERLTGGKGGGGTRLTKRGEQLVNNFRIIEKEHRDFIAQLDRQAEGIADDFLLIRKMNMKTSARNQFLGKVSQVKPGAINDEIELEIAGGQKIVAIITHESTQELGLQIGAEAFALIKASSIILMEEDRKARLSARNQLTGTISRILPGAVNTEVVLELPGGATLAAIITNESATSMGLVVGGTVTGLFKASSVILGVAG; encoded by the coding sequence ATGAATGCAAAGAATAAAGAAATTACTCTGCAAGGCTCAGTCTGGATGACCGTCGATGGAGAAAACCTTGGAGGCCAAAGCCGCATCGCCCTGCTGGCCCAGCTTGCCGAAAGTGGCTCCATTACCCAGGCTGCAAAAGCCGTCAAGATGAGCTATAAAGCCGCCTGGGATGCCATAGACACCATGAACAATCTCGCAGGCGAACCCCTGGTAGAACGCCTGACCGGCGGCAAGGGAGGTGGTGGTACAAGACTGACGAAGCGAGGTGAACAACTGGTCAATAATTTCAGGATTATAGAAAAAGAACACCGCGACTTCATCGCCCAGCTAGACCGGCAGGCAGAGGGCATTGCCGACGACTTTTTACTCATCAGGAAAATGAACATGAAAACCAGTGCACGCAACCAGTTCCTCGGCAAAGTCAGCCAGGTCAAACCCGGTGCCATCAATGATGAAATTGAACTTGAAATAGCCGGCGGCCAGAAGATCGTCGCCATCATCACCCATGAGAGCACGCAGGAGCTGGGTTTGCAAATTGGAGCAGAAGCCTTTGCTTTGATCAAAGCGTCTTCCATCATCCTCATGGAAGAAGACCGCAAAGCCAGACTGTCAGCCCGCAACCAGCTCACCGGCACCATCAGCCGCATCCTGCCAGGCGCAGTCAATACCGAAGTGGTGCTTGAATTGCCAGGTGGCGCGACACTGGCCGCCATCATCACCAATGAAAGCGCGACCAGCATGGGTCTCGTCGTAGGTGGTACGGTGACGGGCCTGTTCAAGGCTTCGAGCGTGATTTTGGGCGTGGCAGGCTGA
- a CDS encoding ABC transporter ATP-binding protein, with the protein MQFDLHIHKTLQSGQRRFELDVVVRSDSQRLVILGPSGAGKSLVLKAIAGLMTPDTGYIHVAGNTLFDHTARINLPPQRRQLAYLFQDYALFPHLNVAQNIAFGLSHGWRNPSAKVQDEKVAYWLDALHIKALAGQMPHELSGGQKQRTALARALIAEPRALLLDEPFAALDQPLRISMRKELDSLQKQLNIPMILITHDVEDAQVFGEHVLNLQDGRLVESTKYAA; encoded by the coding sequence ATGCAATTTGACCTGCACATACACAAGACTCTGCAATCTGGCCAGCGTCGTTTTGAACTGGATGTTGTAGTTCGCAGCGATAGCCAGCGCCTCGTCATACTAGGCCCATCCGGTGCGGGCAAGAGCCTGGTGCTTAAAGCCATCGCAGGTTTGATGACGCCCGATACTGGGTATATCCATGTCGCTGGCAATACCCTGTTCGACCATACTGCGCGTATCAATCTGCCGCCACAGCGCCGCCAACTGGCTTATCTGTTCCAGGACTATGCCCTGTTCCCGCATCTGAACGTGGCGCAGAATATTGCGTTTGGTCTCAGTCATGGCTGGCGTAATCCTTCTGCCAAAGTGCAGGATGAAAAAGTTGCATACTGGCTGGATGCTCTGCATATAAAAGCCCTGGCCGGGCAGATGCCGCATGAATTATCGGGCGGGCAAAAACAGAGAACCGCCCTGGCCCGCGCCTTGATCGCCGAGCCCCGGGCGCTTTTGCTCGATGAACCTTTCGCTGCCCTCGACCAGCCCCTGCGCATCAGCATGCGCAAGGAGTTGGACAGCCTGCAAAAGCAATTGAATATTCCCATGATACTCATCACCCACGATGTAGAAGACGCGCAGGTGTTTGGTGAGCATGTATTGAATTTGCAGGATGGCAGACTCGTCGAAAGCACAAAATATGCAGCATGA
- the modB gene encoding molybdate ABC transporter permease subunit — translation MNPAWTALLLSLKVAGWATMLNLIFGIGVGYLLARKRFPGRDLVDTILTLPMVMPPTVLGYYLLVLLGRRSALGAWLQDHFGFSFIFTWQGAVIAAAIVAFPLVFKPARAAFEAVDGQLEQAARVLGISEMAVFFRVTLPLAWRGILAGVLLAFARALGEFGATLMVAGSIPGKTQTLSIAVYEAVQAGQDDVANTLVLLTSAVCIAVLLLAGKLAPGRVANRI, via the coding sequence ATGAATCCAGCATGGACAGCGCTGCTATTGTCATTGAAAGTCGCGGGCTGGGCTACGATGCTGAACCTGATTTTTGGCATAGGCGTGGGCTATCTGCTGGCACGCAAACGCTTTCCTGGCCGTGACCTGGTCGATACCATACTGACCCTGCCCATGGTCATGCCGCCCACGGTACTCGGTTATTACCTGCTGGTCTTGCTGGGGCGGCGTAGTGCGCTGGGTGCATGGCTGCAAGATCACTTTGGCTTCAGCTTTATTTTTACCTGGCAGGGTGCTGTGATTGCCGCAGCCATTGTCGCCTTCCCGCTGGTATTCAAACCAGCGAGAGCGGCTTTTGAAGCGGTCGATGGGCAACTGGAGCAGGCGGCCAGGGTGTTGGGTATTTCTGAAATGGCAGTGTTTTTCCGCGTGACTTTGCCACTCGCATGGCGCGGCATTCTGGCGGGTGTATTGCTGGCCTTTGCCCGCGCCCTGGGTGAATTTGGTGCCACCCTGATGGTGGCTGGCAGCATACCCGGCAAGACCCAGACTTTGTCGATTGCTGTGTATGAAGCCGTCCAGGCCGGGCAGGACGATGTCGCCAATACCCTGGTCTTGCTGACCTCGGCAGTCTGTATTGCAGTCTTGCTACTGGCGGGCAAACTGGCCCCTGGCCGTGTCGCCAACCGTATATGA
- the modA gene encoding molybdate ABC transporter substrate-binding protein has product MQIKTLGKLIASIAFCTISAISLAAEVTVSAAASLTNAFKEIAQNYQAQYPGAKVSLNFGASGALLQQIAKGAPVDVFASADQESMDEAQKQGLVVAADRRDFVKNTLVLIAPIDSTLPIKRLEDLSQAGVKRIAIGNPASVPVGRYTQHALTAAKLWPALETKAIYTQNVRQSLDYVARGEVESGFVYATDAAIMKDKVKVAMEVPLDMPITYPVAKIKASNNGEEAKRFISFLFLPQSQAILSKYGFQKS; this is encoded by the coding sequence ATGCAAATCAAGACCTTGGGCAAGTTAATTGCCAGTATTGCTTTCTGCACAATTTCTGCTATCAGCCTTGCCGCAGAAGTCACAGTCTCTGCCGCTGCCAGCCTGACCAATGCCTTCAAGGAAATCGCACAAAATTACCAGGCGCAATATCCTGGGGCCAAGGTATCGCTGAACTTTGGCGCATCTGGCGCACTCTTGCAGCAAATTGCCAAAGGTGCGCCGGTCGATGTGTTTGCCTCAGCTGACCAGGAAAGCATGGATGAAGCACAGAAGCAGGGCCTGGTCGTCGCCGCAGACCGCCGCGATTTCGTCAAAAATACCCTGGTGTTGATTGCGCCCATAGACAGCACCTTGCCCATCAAGCGTCTGGAAGATTTGAGCCAGGCTGGCGTCAAGCGCATTGCCATTGGTAACCCTGCCAGCGTACCGGTCGGACGTTATACCCAGCATGCGTTGACTGCAGCCAAGCTCTGGCCTGCGCTGGAAACCAAGGCTATCTACACCCAGAATGTGCGTCAGTCTCTGGACTATGTGGCCCGTGGCGAAGTCGAAAGTGGCTTTGTGTATGCCACAGATGCAGCCATCATGAAAGACAAGGTCAAGGTCGCCATGGAAGTGCCTCTGGACATGCCTATCACTTATCCTGTTGCGAAAATCAAAGCGAGCAACAATGGGGAAGAAGCCAAGCGTTTTATCTCCTTTTTGTTCCTGCCGCAAAGCCAGGCTATCCTGAGCAAATATGGTTTTCAGAAATCCTAA
- a CDS encoding chalcone isomerase family protein, which translates to MRLNKTVMRLAGLALVMCMSVQARATEVAGVKFDESVQVGGTDLKLNGAGIRYKAIFKVYAAGLYLKEKKTTVPEVLASQGPRRVTIVMLRDLSNEEFGRGFMTGIQQNTDKAEKSKMTSQFIRFGELFASVPELKKGDVMTNDWIPGVGTVVALNGKKMGDPYPDLGFYNALLRIWLGESPVDRSLKKAMLAEEDTRGR; encoded by the coding sequence ATGCGATTGAACAAAACAGTAATGCGCCTGGCAGGTCTGGCGCTGGTCATGTGCATGAGTGTGCAGGCCAGAGCCACCGAAGTTGCCGGGGTCAAGTTTGATGAAAGCGTACAGGTAGGTGGCACTGATCTGAAGTTGAACGGTGCTGGCATACGTTACAAGGCCATTTTCAAAGTCTATGCAGCGGGACTGTATCTGAAAGAGAAAAAGACCACAGTACCAGAAGTACTGGCATCACAAGGACCACGCCGTGTGACTATCGTCATGCTGCGCGACCTCAGTAATGAAGAATTCGGGCGTGGCTTCATGACCGGTATTCAACAAAACACCGACAAGGCAGAAAAGTCCAAAATGACTTCGCAATTCATCCGTTTCGGTGAATTGTTTGCCTCCGTGCCTGAACTCAAAAAAGGCGATGTCATGACCAATGACTGGATACCCGGTGTCGGCACCGTTGTAGCACTGAACGGCAAGAAAATGGGCGATCCTTATCCGGACCTCGGTTTCTACAATGCCTTGCTGCGTATCTGGCTGGGCGAATCCCCGGTAGACCGCAGCCTCAAGAAAGCCATGCTGGCTGAGGAAGATACACGCGGTCGTTGA